GCAAGCGCCAGCCCCTCTGGCAGTGGGAAGTCTGACCCCTAAACACCATCCTCCCTGCTTAGTCTTCTTTAAAATCATGCTGGCAACTAACATCTGAATTAACATGAATCCCCTGCTTCTGGGGGGATGCGGCGATgctgggggcaggctgggggcaggctTCAGGCCTGGTGGAGCCGCTGGGTGGGCTATGCTGGCTTGGGAGGGCTCGGGGGTCAGGCCCTGAAggcccctctgccctgcaggTGCCCAGGCCAGGAGCCGAGGAGCCCCACCCGTGGGGCCTGGAGCTGCAGGCCTCGCTGGCCCCACACTTCAACCTGCAGGGACTGTGCGGTCTGGTGCCCAGGGGCGCACTGCCTGAGATGCCCTGGGATCAGCCCGTGGCGCTGGCGGCGGAGGTGCCGGAGCTCACAGTGGCCCAGTGGCTGGCGGGAGCGGGCGTGCAGCCCCCTGCGGAGTTCACACGGGCCgtggccctgctgctgctgcagctgagTGCGGCCCTGGCACACCTGGAGGCCCGGGGTGCGGCCCTGGCCGAGCTGCGTCCTGAGAACCTGCTGCTGGTGGTGCCGCGGGGCTGTACTGCCACCGGGCCCCCGCGCCTGCTGCTGGCGGACTTCGGCCGCGTCCGCCCGCGGTCCCCGGGCCCCCTGGGTGCCCACGCACAGCAGCTGGGCCGCCTGCTCCGAGAGCTGCTTGGCCCCGTCGCGCCCTCGGCCACCCCCTTGGCCGCAGACCTGGAGCGCCTGGCGGCCCAGCTGGCCCACTGGCGGCCCTCCGCCGCCCAGACACGCGGCGCACTGCAGACACTGCTCTGGGGGCCCGGGCCGGCGCTGCGCCGCCGTGGAGCACCGCTGGGGCCTTGGCTGCGGGCGCACCGCGCGCTGCTGGTCCTGCACCTGGCCGAGCAGGCCGCCGGCGGGGAGGTGCCCGGCCTGGAGGACTGGCTGTGCTGTGGGTACCTGGCCGAGGCCACTGAAGCCTCAGTGGAGCTCGCCCTGGAGCTGCTGTGGGACCGGCCCCTCCCGTGAGCGACGCACCTGGGGCTGGTGGCCAGCGTCTCCACGACAAGGTGCGTGCCCCCTTCCAGGAGGCGCCAGCAGCCCAGCGGAGAATGCCGCTGGGAACGTAGGCCCAAGCCCTCCCCAAAAATGCAggtgcctcctccccagggctggaCTGATGGCCAGTGCTGCCCGAGGCTTTCTGATGCCACAGCTGCCTGCCCCTTCCAGGTGTGGAACCCCTGCCAGTTAATGTCCTGCGTGTGGAACTGCCTCCATGCCTTCCAGCAGGAGCCAGGATGCCCTTCTGGTACTGGGCTCTGATGGTCACCGTCTCCTGGAGCGTGTGGACTCCTCCCAAAGCCAGCATGAGAGGCATTCCTGGCCCCGGAGCTCCCCTTGTGCTGAGGATGGCAAGTGTGAATGTTCCTTCTCAAGAACTGCTTGGGGcctccaggaggaggaggctccctGGAACTGGAGACAGCCAGCACCCCTCAGCATAGCCCACCCCAGTGGCGTCTTGAGCTCACCTGTGCTAACGTTCCTACCGTTCCCGTGCCCCACCCCCAACTACCTCCACCCACTGTAGCCTCCTCGATGTGACTCTGACAC
The genomic region above belongs to Camelus ferus isolate YT-003-E chromosome 22, BCGSAC_Cfer_1.0, whole genome shotgun sequence and contains:
- the PEAK3 gene encoding uncharacterized protein PEAK3; translation: MSSSEPPTETPGPNAPTWQTQPTYGNLGEVRAHLLPSKACRPRTFEALSTDPQPLPPPLPKKTLTRAQSLPTHKAPRPSPTQAGETQKPLLGSHSVDKSQAGDDRAGPACPPEELPFCSLDPELGLSFHDLHRPEAVHAALEARQLESLRAMHVRLQARLLGGRPGPCRPGHGFRLLDRSPCLESGDALYYRLVRVDEEAWHLLAAKVPRPGAEEPHPWGLELQASLAPHFNLQGLCGLVPRGALPEMPWDQPVALAAEVPELTVAQWLAGAGVQPPAEFTRAVALLLLQLSAALAHLEARGAALAELRPENLLLVVPRGCTATGPPRLLLADFGRVRPRSPGPLGAHAQQLGRLLRELLGPVAPSATPLAADLERLAAQLAHWRPSAAQTRGALQTLLWGPGPALRRRGAPLGPWLRAHRALLVLHLAEQAAGGEVPGLEDWLCCGYLAEATEASVELALELLWDRPLP